Proteins encoded by one window of Alphaproteobacteria bacterium:
- a CDS encoding TauD/TfdA family dioxygenase produces the protein MAQTQTGTSVRTAPSGAPGAFSIRRLSETGGAEITGIDLSRPMSPAVKDTIYAAFLEHYILVFPDQDLDPAAQEAFSRQFGDLEGNVRRLAPGVLAPLVNLVTNLDDNGNPTETPPTHGNYFWHTDKSYRPVPSLATILHAKLVPSAGGDTQFANTGLAYDALPEAMKQRIANLQVVHSWEASRKNTGNVPATAEEIADSPPVTHPLVRTHPDTGRKTLYLGTHTSHVEGMDYEEGRALLKDLLAHVEQPQFVFTHQWRPGDVVMWDNRTLVHRAVRNYDMKLEKRLLHRTVVKGTKPF, from the coding sequence ATGGCACAGACCCAGACCGGAACATCTGTCCGCACGGCGCCTTCCGGCGCGCCGGGCGCGTTTTCCATCCGCCGGCTGTCGGAAACCGGCGGCGCGGAAATCACCGGGATCGACCTGTCACGGCCGATGAGCCCGGCGGTGAAGGACACGATCTACGCGGCGTTTCTGGAACATTACATCCTTGTCTTCCCCGATCAGGACCTTGACCCGGCGGCGCAGGAAGCCTTCTCGCGGCAGTTCGGCGATCTGGAAGGCAATGTCCGGCGTCTGGCGCCCGGCGTGCTGGCGCCGCTGGTCAATCTGGTGACCAACCTGGACGATAACGGCAATCCCACCGAAACCCCGCCGACGCACGGCAATTATTTCTGGCATACGGACAAGTCCTACCGGCCGGTCCCGTCGCTCGCGACCATCCTGCATGCGAAGCTGGTGCCGTCCGCCGGGGGGGACACGCAGTTCGCCAACACGGGGCTGGCCTATGACGCGCTGCCCGAGGCGATGAAGCAGCGGATCGCGAATCTGCAGGTCGTGCACAGCTGGGAAGCGAGCCGGAAAAACACCGGTAACGTGCCCGCGACGGCGGAGGAAATTGCCGACAGTCCCCCCGTCACCCATCCGCTGGTCCGCACCCATCCCGATACCGGGCGCAAGACGCTGTATCTCGGCACCCATACCTCGCATGTCGAAGGCATGGATTACGAGGAAGGCCGGGCGCTGCTGAAGGACCTGCTGGCCCATGTGGAGCAGCCGCAATTCGTCTTCACCCATCAATGGCGGCCCGGCGATGTGGTGATGTGGGACAACCGCACCCTGGTCCACCGCGCGGTCCGCAATTACGACATGAAACTGGAAAAGCGCCTGCTGCACCGCACCGTGGTGAAGGGAACGAAACCCTTCTGA